The following coding sequences lie in one Cotesia glomerata isolate CgM1 linkage group LG5, MPM_Cglom_v2.3, whole genome shotgun sequence genomic window:
- the LOC123266065 gene encoding uncharacterized protein LOC123266065 — translation MFSKYVHCQLRLRTACFARGVKDNNAPIVLSVGHNHQIPFDQRERVHFIANLRRAASRSLLPPTEIYNRIARRYPNEALLTPYPSVARLLRNIRRQITFPVINTLGELIQALYSQLLSHFRYYSDQQSLQFFNFADNAVIICAPWLISTLNSETIYVTSTSRSAVNVNGVRLLTTVSVNYINHVFPVAFVVWSRRDDQICSNFSDTLRQLFQGNAPRTIYTDFDLLPYLRCTFQGSQLIGTYESYCRILYQRALELDVETHLNDHDNFLRNCMNLILLPADVANGMFNNMITNLNAPELNDFINYLQNEWIENENFVSFYEDFAPLNNVSILISNVISHRFEEHSSPKEFIQQIIWFFYAAKDDSTRLAANRAAFVTRFPLSTGYCLKRDLMRIQWTSLRNRRIDGTVFLERMLAIHESHYNDMMHIFTVMIDEQLVINGLHIHQLRAGVAGNQRNQQ, via the exons ATGTtttcaaa ATATGTTCATTGTCAGTTGCGATTAAGAACCGCATGCTTTGCTCGAGGTGTTAAGGATAATAATGCACCCATTGTTTTAAGCGTAGGTCACAACCATCAAATACCTTTTGATCAACGAGAAAGAGTACATTTTATAGCTAACCTAAGACGAGCTGCTTCTAGAAGCTTGTTACCACCAACTGAAATATATAATAGGATTGCTCGAAG ATATCCAAATGAAGCTCTATTGACACCTTATCCATCAGTTGCGAGACTTTTACGAAATATTCGTCGTCAAATTACTTTTCCGGTCATTAATACTTTAGGAGAGCTAATTCAAGCATTATACAGTCAACTTCTGTCGCATTTTCGGTATTATAGCGATCAACAGTCtctccaattttttaattttgcagaCAATGCGGTGATTATATGTGCACCATGGTTGATATCCACTTTGAACAGTGAAACAATTTATGTTACATCAACATCTAGATCTGCGGTGAATGTTAATGGTGTACGTCTGCTAACAACTGTCTCAGTTAATTACATCAATCAT GTATTTCCGGTTGCGTTTGTTGTTTGGAGCAGACGAGATGATCAAATTTGTTCGAATTTCAGTGACACTTTGCGACAACTATTTCAAGGCAATGCACCAAGAACAATTTATACTGACTTTGATTTGTTACCTTACCTGCGGTGCACTTTTCAAGGAAGCCAACTTATTGGGACTTATGAAAGTTATTGCCGt ATTTTGTACCAAAGAGCTCTGGAGTTAGATGTAGAGACTCACTTGAATGatcatgacaattttttgagaaattgtatgaatttaattctattgCCGGCTGATGTAGCAAATGGAATGTTTAACAACATGATTACAAACTTGAATGCGCCCGAGCtcaatgattttattaattatttacagaaTGAGTggattgaaaatgaaaacttTGTAAGCTTTTATGAGGATTTTGCCCCACTTAATAATGTTTCTATATTGATTTCAAATGTAATCAGCCATCGCTTCGAGGAGCATTCATCTCCAAAAGAGTTTATTC AACAAATAATTTGGTTTTTCTATGCTGCAAAAGATGATTCGACACGTCTTGCAGCTAATAGAGCAGCGTTCGTTACAAGATTCCCATTGTCAACCGGCTATTGTCTTAAGAGGGACTTGATGAGAATCCAGTGGACAAGCCTTAGGAATAGGAGAATTGATGGCACAGTTTTTCTGGAGCGAATGTTGGCTATACACGAATCCCATTACAATGACATGATGCATATTTTCACTGTAATGATCGATGAACAATTGGTAATAAATG gATTACATATTCATCAGTTACGTGCTGGGGTTGCTGGCAATCAACGTAATCAGCAATAA